The Sander vitreus isolate 19-12246 chromosome 10, sanVit1, whole genome shotgun sequence genome contains the following window.
ACTGACTGCACCACATGTATggttaacatttaaacatgatttataaaaccacacgattttaatagcttattattctatgcaaaaaggtATAAAGTCGTTAGGCCGCCCttcacgttattgtaggcccagtttaatatgctacttcattttatacatgtagtaggggtccctgctccgtctctctttcaggtaaggggtccttggcttaaaaaaggttgaagacccctgttctaGAGATGTTTCTGTTGCAGTTTGTGGGCCATTGGCCCTCTGTTCTCCCATCATGCTTTAAGGAAATGGCGTTGCAGTCAGCGGCGTTGACGCGGGCGTTGAAGGAGCCCAACCACGGCCATCAGTAAAGGAGGCAGTGTTTAAGAGACGTGGTCTCacctgtttgttgttgtgtccTCCAGGTGAGCAGCAGTCTGAACCCCAACGCCAAGGAGTTCACCCCGGGCAGCCAGAAACACGTCATGTGACCCGCCGGGCTCCGCCCCCTCTCCCCAACGCCGCACTGTGACGTCATCAACAAGATGTCTGCCGTATACTCCCGCCGCCACTCGACCCCCAGACGGCCGTGTTGCCAAAGTCCCGCGCTCGCCACGCTAAGAGTTACTGTCAGTTACTGAGTTACtgcccgtctgtctctctcgctctgtctgtctgcctgtcgtccgtcggtctgtctgtctctctagctctctgtctgtctgtcctctgccctcctccttgtctctctctcccccccatgtctgtctctgtctctctgtccctctctctgtctctctagctctgtctgtctgtcctccgCCTGTCTGTCCTCcccccgtctgtctgtctctctagctctgtctgtctgtcctccgccctccccccatctctctctgtcctccgtctgtctgtcctccccccgtctgtctgtctctctgcctgtcattctgtctctcgctgtctgtccctctctctgtctgtccctctgtctgtctctttcctccCCCCCATCTcgctccctgtctgtctctccaacctgtctgtctgacgtCTCTGAGGTTTTCTTTGCACTAAGGTTCTAAAAGCTAGACCAGACCGTGTTGAGGTAGATGCTATTGGCTGCTCGTTGTTTTCCCAGCATCCTTTGTGTTCTCTGGCTCTGttggtttgttgtttttctaaatgCACATAAAGTTctgtataaaaagtcatataaagaaaaaagttgttaaaaaaatatctattttttcttaaatctatttgaaaataaatgtttatggaGTTATTTATCAGCATTCCTGTTTATTTCTTGATGGTTTGATCCACATAATGGTTTAGTCCAGCGGTCAGCACCCTGACATTatgctgtgtatgtgtctatgtaatTAATCACATGATATCATTAATAATCCAAACTGGGCTTATTCACACATTTgtgctgcttttttaaatgtttttgttgcttattttgGTGTTTGACGCCTTTTAAACAGAAAAGGAGTTAATTTGTGGCGTTGTCGCCTTCTTCAGACAAtttctttcaacgtttttggtGCCTTTTGACATTGTCGTTTTAGAATACTTTTCTCAGAggtttttgtcccttttctcGATCCATGCAGACGAGTCCCGGGACCTgagacatgcacgcacacacgcacacacacacacacacacagagagacagagacacacacacacacacagattttctggattgttccgaggtaatgGTCGGTAGctagctctggtttattggcatttctttaaaccaatcacaatcatcgtgggcggggctaagctccggacggagccacggtgtctctgctaaatagtctcaggaaggaacttgttttggtggaacatgtggacgttcaaaagtagttttagtcgtgcaacagaaaactcagattggacagatagtctagctagctgtctggatttaccctgcagagatctgaggagcagttaaccatagtcctcacaaatcagccggaggttagaacgccaacacagagacagaggaaggggacagaCAGCTGCAGCACCGGAGCTATCCTGACTGACCATGTGATGTGAGATGCACATTGCAAAAAGTGTTATGAATGTATATTATGTGTGATATGTATAAAGCTGAATGGACTCAATGTAGGAGGCTGAAACAGGTTTTATTCTGATCCAAACTCTCTCTGTTAGAGAGGACAAAGAGACACTAACGTTATCCTCTGACATGTCATCGTAAGACGTGATGCTTTGAGAAAGGACTACAAATGAGCAAACGGTTgctaaaaaggaactacacgctgctGTGACTTAGGGAGCGCTGACAGCAGATCAGATGTTGAGTCTGCACCTGAGCCAGACACACACctgttcctcctcttcctcccgcTGGCCAGAGGAGCCCAAATCTCACAATCTTCTTACAAAAACATGGAATATTTGGAGAATAAAGGTCGGGATATTACAGGGaaaattatatatttcttaaaaacacaggattttttttttttttttttacaaaaaagttgagtatttgcacacaaaaatggTCAGATTATTACGAGACAAAAAGTCCGAAAATtctagaaaaaaaagttgaaatattttGCGGCGGTATccaagtcccgcccatacaccgGCCCAACCAATCATGAGGCTTTAGcccgtttttatagcatcacATAACTTCAAAGAACCAAAATGATcagaaaaataaactgaaaaacaTCAGCGATAGAATCCAGATGTTTCTGCTTCAATTATACAGTCTCTGCTTTGACCGCAGCTCAGTGGTCTACAGCGCCCCCTGTACCCCCTCCTGAACAGAGCCTGTCTCTGGGGGGCCATCATGGTGTTATAGCGCCCCCTGTACCCCCTGCTGAACAGAGCCTGTCTCTGGGGGGCCATCATGGTGTTATAGCGCCCCCTGTGCAGCCCTCCTGAACAGATCCTGTCTCTGGGGGGCCGTCATGGTGTCACAGCTCTGCAGCAGGTTAGCGATGATGAGCGTCTGCTGAACGCTGGACGACTTGACCCACAGACGGCCGTTCATCCCGACCACCAGCTCGCAGGGAAACAGGGTCTGCAGGTCGGACAGGACGTCACTGTGGGGGGACAGCAGcctgaaacagagacacacagtcattAGAGATATATGGGGGGACAGCAGcctgaaacagagacacacagtcattAGAGATATATGGGGGGACAGCAGcctgaaacagagacacacagtcattAGAGATatatggtggggggggggacagcagcctgaaacagagacacacagtcagagataTATGAACAAACAAATGAGGATCGCATCGTCACTCTGAAGTTACACTGTCAGTCCTCGACTAACTAGGAGACGGAGACACCGACCTCCTGGCCAGTCCCAGAGAGACGGTGAAGAGCAGCCCTCCACCTCCAAACACTCCCATCCCATTGGCTCGTCCTGAACTGTCCACACACACCAGCTCCGGCTCCATGTCCCGATTGGCTACGACGAACTGGGAGAACACCAGGTCGCCCAcctgcacacagagacacacacagagacacacacacacagagacacacagacacacaaaaaagtgaaaataattacgcaaaaagcgacaaaaacgtcaaaaaaactaacaaacgtgtcaaaaacggtgaaaaaacttttaaaaaaataaaataaaataaaaacatggggGGACAACAGcaaaacatcataaaaatgcACCTGGACGTCTCTGTGTCCTCAGTGTCTCACCTGGACATCTCTCTGTCCTCAGTGTCTCACCTGGACATCTCTCTGTCCTCAGTGTCTCACCTGGACATCTCTCTGTCCTCAGTGTCTCACCTGGACGTTGGGTCGGTTCCTCTTGGTGGCGCCCTCAAACGCCAGGTAGGACAGAGATGCCTGCTCACTTCCTCCAAAGTCCACCTTGAAGATGTCTCCGGATTTAACCGTCACAATGCCGATGATGGTCTCTCCTTTAGCAGGGACATACtgaggacagagagggacaCACTCaactcccagcatgcactgctaCAGCACCTGGCTTCTCtttacaaacattttcaaatgagtCTTTTTATTccctcacttttcttttttagatgTGGCTTCTAACGGGAATtccatttaaatatatatgcaTTTTAAAATTTGACATGATTTTGTTCAACGGACTTCATTTTCAGAACAAACACTAATAACTCCTATAAATGGGTTTGGTCTTCTGATTAATTCGGGGAGGTTGTGGTTCACCTTGCACCACTTTACTCCTAAATAATCCCAACTTTTCAGAAATGTTTCCCGCTGCTCGCTGCTGTAAAGCACGGCGCGCTCCAGCGGTCGGCGGGAAGAAATCCCAGCGGACCTGATCCATAAAGTTTCATTTTAACGGCACAAAGCGCGACTTAACAACATTATGTTCATGCCGAAATCACTACTGATTCATAATGATTTCAATTCAGTCTATAAGTTCTGTCATATGAGGAGTGAACGTGTGCAGTCACGAATAAACCTTAAATGACGACTTTTGTGAATGGACTCTTGCACGTTCTAGAAGTAGAAGCTACTGTTGATAAACAGCCCCGCGGTGTATGAAGGGCCTCCTGTGCTGTCTCACCCTCCTCTGCTGGGAATCCATCCAGAACATGTTGGGCTGTTTGTGTCGCAGCACGCCGCTTTTACACACCAGCAGCCGGTCTCCGCTCC
Protein-coding sequences here:
- the exosc3 gene encoding exosome complex component RRP40, which translates into the protein MFSGLKDKVGEVLLPGDEFSLETDDTISLTERVKPEKVVCGPGLRRSGDRLLVCKSGVLRHKQPNMFWMDSQQRRYVPAKGETIIGIVTVKSGDIFKVDFGGSEQASLSYLAFEGATKRNRPNVQVGDLVFSQFVVANRDMEPELVCVDSSGRANGMGVFGGGGLLFTVSLGLARRLLSPHSDVLSDLQTLFPCELVVGMNGRLWVKSSSVQQTLIIANLLQSCDTMTAPQRQDLFRRAAQGAL